A single window of Streptomyces cathayae DNA harbors:
- a CDS encoding SDR family NAD(P)-dependent oxidoreductase: protein MATAAPPAASRIAVVTGASSGIGAATARGLAEAGYRVVLTARRKDRIEALAEEINAAGHAATAYPLDVTDRAAVDEFATAFKTIGVLVNNAGGALGADPVATGDPDDWRRMYETNVIGTLHLTQALLPRLEASGDGTVVVVSSTAGHATYEGGAGYVAAKHAQHVLAETLRLEIVGRPVRVVEIAPGMVKTEEFALTRFDGDTEKAARVYEGVAEPLTADDVADTITWAVTRPSHVNIDLLVVRPRAQASNTKVHREP, encoded by the coding sequence ATGGCCACCGCCGCACCGCCCGCAGCGTCTCGTATCGCCGTCGTCACCGGCGCGAGCAGCGGTATCGGCGCCGCCACGGCCCGCGGGCTCGCCGAGGCCGGTTACCGCGTCGTCCTCACCGCCCGCCGCAAGGACCGTATCGAGGCGCTCGCCGAGGAGATCAACGCGGCCGGCCACGCGGCCACCGCGTACCCGCTCGACGTCACCGACCGCGCGGCCGTCGACGAGTTCGCCACCGCGTTCAAGACCATCGGCGTCCTGGTCAACAACGCGGGCGGCGCGCTGGGCGCCGACCCGGTCGCGACCGGCGACCCGGACGACTGGCGCCGGATGTACGAGACCAACGTCATCGGCACCCTCCACCTCACCCAGGCCCTGCTGCCCCGGCTGGAGGCGAGCGGCGACGGCACGGTCGTCGTCGTCTCCTCGACGGCCGGCCACGCCACCTACGAGGGCGGCGCGGGCTACGTCGCCGCCAAGCACGCCCAGCACGTCCTGGCCGAGACCCTCCGCCTGGAGATCGTCGGCCGGCCCGTGCGCGTCGTCGAGATCGCGCCGGGCATGGTGAAGACCGAGGAGTTCGCCCTCACCCGCTTCGACGGCGACACGGAGAAGGCCGCCCGGGTGTACGAGGGCGTCGCCGAGCCGCTCACCGCGGACGACGTCGCCGACACCATCACCTGGGCGGTGACCCGCCCGAGCCATGTCAACATCGACCTGCTGGTCGTGCGCCCCCGGGCCCAGGCGTCGAACACCAAGGTCCACCGGGAGCCGTGA
- a CDS encoding RtcB family protein: MSYVEIPGAKVPIRLWTDPATVEEGALQQLRNVATLPWIKGLAVMPDVHYGKGATVGSVIAMRGAVCPAAVGVDIGCGMSAVRTSLTADDLPGDLSRLRSRIEQMIPVGRGMHDSPVDPARLHGFTTGGWDDFWGRFDGVAEAVRFRQERATKQMGTLGSGNHFVEVCTDTTGAVWLMLHSGSRNIGKELAEHHIGVAQKLPHNQGLVDRDLAVFVADTPQMAAYRNDLFWAQEYAKRNRSIMMALLKDVIRKEFKKAKPAFEAEISAHHNYVAEERYDGMDLLVTRKGAIRAGSGEFGIIPGSMGTGSYIVKGLGNADSFNSASHGAGRRMSRNAAKRRFSTKDLEEQTRGVECRKDSGVVDEIPGAYKPIEQVIDQQRDLVEVVAKLKQVVCVKG, encoded by the coding sequence ATGTCGTACGTGGAGATACCGGGTGCGAAGGTGCCGATCCGTCTGTGGACGGACCCGGCGACGGTGGAGGAGGGCGCCCTCCAGCAGTTGCGGAACGTGGCGACCCTGCCCTGGATCAAGGGCCTCGCCGTGATGCCGGACGTGCACTACGGGAAGGGCGCGACGGTCGGCTCGGTCATCGCGATGCGGGGCGCGGTGTGTCCTGCGGCGGTCGGGGTCGACATCGGCTGCGGCATGTCGGCGGTGCGGACGTCCCTGACGGCCGACGACCTGCCGGGCGACCTGTCCCGGCTGCGCTCGAGGATCGAGCAGATGATCCCGGTCGGGCGCGGGATGCACGATTCCCCCGTGGACCCGGCCCGGCTGCACGGCTTCACGACCGGCGGCTGGGACGACTTCTGGGGGCGCTTCGACGGCGTGGCGGAAGCGGTCAGGTTCCGTCAGGAGCGGGCCACGAAGCAGATGGGAACGCTTGGCTCGGGCAACCACTTCGTCGAGGTCTGCACGGACACGACCGGTGCGGTCTGGCTGATGCTGCACTCCGGTTCCCGGAACATCGGCAAGGAACTGGCCGAGCACCACATCGGGGTGGCGCAGAAGCTCCCGCACAACCAGGGCCTGGTCGACCGTGACCTTGCCGTCTTCGTGGCGGACACCCCGCAGATGGCGGCCTACCGGAACGACCTGTTCTGGGCGCAGGAGTACGCGAAGCGAAACCGTTCGATCATGATGGCGTTGCTGAAGGACGTGATCCGCAAGGAGTTCAAGAAGGCGAAGCCGGCCTTCGAGGCGGAGATCAGCGCGCACCACAACTACGTGGCCGAGGAGCGCTACGACGGCATGGACCTGCTCGTCACCCGCAAGGGGGCGATCCGCGCGGGCTCCGGCGAGTTCGGGATCATCCCGGGCTCCATGGGCACGGGCTCGTACATCGTCAAGGGCCTCGGGAACGCCGATTCGTTCAACTCGGCGTCGCACGGCGCCGGCCGGCGCATGAGCCGCAACGCGGCGAAGCGGCGCTTCTCGACGAAGGACCTGGAGGAGCAGACACGGGGCGTGGAGTGCCGCAAGGACTCCGGTGTCGTGGACGAGATCCCGGGCGCGTACAAGCCGATCGAGCAGGTCATCGACCAGCAGCGGGACCTCGTGGAGGTCGTGGCGAAGCTGAAGCAGGTCGTCTGTGTGAAGGGCTGA
- a CDS encoding DUF3558 domain-containing protein, producing MQRRAYVPGVAALLAALLAGCTGSSGSGSQSDNSNPGSAGTASPVAQPGRYATLPEPCGAIGPKTLDELLPGIREMADQAQREKAYAGEPALTYDTDRKVGCRWKVESSQATGRLVIDLERVVSYDNAVSDDNQAQQLFATKQEAADLPEPTTTESGSASPDTSPSPGSSDSPDPTGSSDPTGSSGSSGSSGSSAPSDAASSASGSPSDGGSSPASPSTSPSGLQPRVLEEFGDEAFIDDELSSSGSTAEQRTVTVAFRTSNVIVTIEYTEQPATVGAVPDSKEMQDRARKLASLLADSLSG from the coding sequence GTGCAGCGGAGGGCCTACGTACCCGGCGTCGCCGCGCTCCTCGCGGCCCTGCTGGCCGGATGCACCGGAAGTTCGGGCAGCGGAAGCCAGTCGGACAACTCCAACCCGGGCAGCGCCGGTACGGCCTCCCCGGTGGCCCAGCCGGGCAGATACGCCACGCTCCCCGAGCCCTGCGGCGCGATCGGCCCCAAGACGCTCGACGAACTCCTGCCCGGCATCAGGGAGATGGCCGATCAGGCGCAGCGCGAGAAGGCGTACGCGGGCGAGCCGGCCCTCACGTACGACACCGACCGCAAGGTGGGCTGCCGTTGGAAGGTGGAGTCGTCCCAGGCCACCGGTCGCCTGGTGATCGACCTCGAGCGGGTCGTCTCCTACGACAACGCCGTCAGCGACGACAACCAGGCCCAGCAACTCTTCGCGACGAAGCAGGAGGCGGCCGACCTCCCGGAACCGACGACCACGGAGTCCGGTTCCGCTTCCCCGGACACCTCCCCCTCACCGGGTTCCTCCGACTCCCCCGACCCCACCGGCTCTTCCGACCCCACTGGTTCTTCCGGCTCTTCCGGTTCTTCTGGTTCCTCCGCACCGTCCGACGCCGCGTCCTCGGCTTCCGGCTCACCGTCCGACGGCGGCTCCTCCCCCGCGTCGCCGTCCACCTCGCCCTCCGGCCTCCAGCCCCGCGTCCTGGAGGAGTTCGGCGACGAGGCCTTCATCGACGACGAGCTGAGCAGCTCCGGTTCGACCGCGGAGCAGCGCACGGTGACTGTGGCGTTTCGCACGTCCAACGTGATCGTGACGATCGAGTACACGGAGCAGCCGGCGACCGTCGGTGCCGTCCCGGACAGCAAGGAAATGCAGGACAGGGCAAGGAAACTGGCGTCCCTGCTGGCCGATTCGCTGAGCGGCTGA
- a CDS encoding DUF3558 family protein has translation MSEGTMQRRAECDMGVPPTPSGQRGRAKRLNRVLVCAAAVPAMLIAAGCSSDSGSDGGEDKAAGASASASASPSPTVRAAVYTDLPEACGALSEKTLDDLVPKAKSGKESQSDDIATRAGCSWDSLTNNGVDGSQFRWLNVSMLRFDSDVARGAGDELAKEYYAKQVKDVQATDGAKGLEAEPLSGTGDEATAVRYDLKKKEGTFKQQTVVARVENVVITLDYNGAGLAGDKTPSADDLMKDAKKAAAEAVTSVTGTKDGKDDKGSKDDKADEGDKNSKNGKDDGDGGAPGSGAPLESKS, from the coding sequence ATGAGTGAAGGAACCATGCAGCGACGAGCAGAGTGTGACATGGGGGTACCGCCCACGCCGTCCGGGCAGCGGGGGAGAGCCAAGCGCCTCAACCGCGTTCTTGTCTGCGCGGCGGCCGTCCCCGCGATGCTGATCGCCGCCGGCTGCTCCTCGGACTCCGGCTCCGACGGCGGCGAGGACAAGGCGGCCGGCGCCTCCGCGTCGGCGTCCGCGAGCCCGTCCCCGACGGTGCGGGCGGCGGTGTACACGGACCTCCCGGAGGCGTGCGGCGCCCTGTCGGAGAAGACCCTGGACGACCTCGTGCCCAAGGCGAAGTCGGGCAAGGAGAGCCAGTCCGACGACATCGCCACGCGTGCCGGCTGCTCCTGGGACAGCCTCACCAACAACGGTGTGGACGGCTCGCAGTTCCGCTGGCTGAACGTGTCGATGCTGCGCTTCGACTCGGACGTCGCACGCGGCGCGGGCGACGAACTGGCCAAGGAGTACTACGCCAAGCAGGTCAAGGACGTCCAGGCCACCGACGGCGCCAAGGGCCTCGAGGCGGAGCCGCTCTCCGGCACCGGCGACGAGGCGACGGCCGTGCGCTACGACCTGAAGAAGAAGGAAGGCACCTTCAAGCAGCAGACGGTGGTGGCGCGCGTCGAGAACGTGGTCATCACCCTCGACTACAACGGGGCGGGCCTCGCCGGGGACAAGACGCCGAGCGCCGACGACCTGATGAAGGACGCGAAGAAGGCGGCCGCGGAAGCGGTGACGTCCGTGACCGGGACCAAGGACGGCAAGGACGACAAGGGCAGCAAGGACGACAAGGCCGACGAGGGCGACAAGAACAGCAAGAACGGCAAGGACGACGGAGACGGCGGGGCCCCCGGGAGCGGCGCGCCGCTGGAGTCGAAGAGCTGA
- a CDS encoding DUF2637 domain-containing protein, whose translation MAAPIQLTRTHRILIGVVVAGAVVIAGIGFAGSYAAVRELALQKGFGNFSYVFPIGIDAGICVLLALDLLLTWIRIPFPLLRQTAWLLTAATIAFNGAAAWPDPLGVGMHSVIPVLFVVSVEAARHAVGRIADITADKHMEGVRLTRWVLSPIPTFLLWRRMKLWELRSYEQVIKLEQERLVYQARMRSRFGRSWRRKAPVESLMPLRLAKYGVPLAETAPAGLAAAGIEPAVLPPAPEHRTAVDGGPAMTSPAPALQQAAPPTERRPELTGDPETAAPRNPQDLPDSQDLQDLRTPQGPPDLRKSPDAQEPAAQPPSDRQPAPDQNQWLHSRHPQTVEYHGGYDPTYDPDTAYAQWYAEQEQAEQYRRQFEEAPPLREPSPEDTGTFPIPVGPGRTRELGDGGGPPEPQVQAPDTEDYYRLFKQSISGGGYPTPREFGEYVEATYGHALLDADAKRMVLDFQNRHSVELEEEHIA comes from the coding sequence GTGGCCGCGCCCATTCAGCTGACTCGCACGCACCGGATACTCATCGGCGTGGTCGTCGCCGGAGCCGTGGTCATCGCCGGGATCGGCTTCGCGGGTTCGTACGCGGCCGTCCGTGAACTGGCCCTGCAGAAGGGCTTCGGCAACTTCAGCTACGTGTTCCCGATCGGCATCGACGCCGGCATCTGCGTCCTGCTGGCCCTGGACCTGCTGCTGACCTGGATCCGCATCCCCTTCCCGCTGCTGCGGCAGACGGCGTGGCTGCTGACGGCGGCCACGATCGCCTTCAACGGCGCGGCGGCCTGGCCGGATCCGCTCGGCGTGGGGATGCACAGCGTGATCCCCGTCCTGTTCGTGGTGTCGGTGGAGGCCGCCCGGCACGCGGTCGGCCGGATCGCCGACATCACCGCGGACAAGCACATGGAGGGCGTCCGCCTCACCCGGTGGGTGTTGTCGCCGATCCCCACGTTCCTGCTGTGGCGGCGGATGAAGCTGTGGGAGCTGCGGTCCTACGAGCAGGTCATCAAGCTGGAGCAGGAACGTCTCGTCTACCAGGCCCGGATGCGCTCCCGCTTCGGCCGGAGCTGGCGCCGCAAGGCCCCGGTGGAGTCCCTGATGCCGCTGCGCCTGGCCAAGTACGGCGTCCCCCTCGCCGAGACGGCCCCGGCGGGCCTGGCGGCGGCCGGCATCGAACCGGCCGTGCTCCCGCCGGCCCCCGAGCACCGGACGGCCGTGGACGGCGGCCCGGCCATGACGTCACCGGCGCCCGCCCTGCAGCAGGCGGCCCCGCCCACCGAGCGGCGCCCCGAGCTGACGGGCGACCCCGAGACCGCGGCCCCCCGAAACCCCCAGGATCTTCCGGACTCCCAGGACCTCCAGGACCTCCGCACCCCCCAGGGCCCCCCGGACCTCCGCAAGTCCCCGGATGCGCAGGAGCCCGCGGCACAGCCCCCGTCCGACCGGCAGCCCGCCCCGGACCAGAACCAGTGGCTGCACTCCCGGCACCCGCAGACCGTCGAGTACCACGGCGGCTACGACCCCACGTACGACCCGGACACCGCGTACGCCCAGTGGTACGCGGAGCAGGAGCAGGCCGAGCAGTACCGCCGGCAGTTCGAGGAGGCGCCCCCGCTGCGGGAGCCGTCCCCGGAGGACACCGGCACCTTCCCCATCCCGGTCGGCCCGGGCCGCACCCGTGAACTGGGCGACGGCGGCGGCCCTCCGGAGCCCCAGGTCCAGGCCCCTGACACCGAGGACTACTACAGGCTGTTCAAGCAGTCGATAAGTGGCGGCGGCTACCCGACTCCGCGCGAGTTCGGCGAATACGTCGAGGCGACGTACGGCCACGCCCTGCTGGACGCCGACGCCAAGCGCATGGTCCTGGACTTCCAGAACCGCCACTCCGTCGAGCTGGAGGAAGAACACATCGCGTGA
- the lysS gene encoding lysine--tRNA ligase: MPIVAQSTETTDWVSRFADDVIEESERRAPGKPVVVASGLSPSGPIHLGNLREVMTPHLVADEIRRRGHQVRHLISWDDYDRYRKVPAGVEGVDETWAEHIGKPLTSVPAPKGSPYPSWAEHFKAAMVESLAELGVEFDGISQTEQYTSGAYREQILHAMKHRGDIDAILAQYRTKKAPAPAKKQQQKPVDEAELEAAEGSGAAAEDDGSLGSAGYFPYKPFCGNCGKDLTTVTAYDDDSTELTYACTECGFSETVRLSEFNRGKLVWKVDWPMRWAYEGVIFEPSGVDHSSPGSSFQVGGQIVGIFGGKQPIGPMYAFVGISGMAKMSSSRGGVPTPADALKIMEPQLLRWLYARRRPNQSFKIAFDQEIQRLYDEWDRLDAKVAEGTGLPADVAAHSRAVGTASGALPRTPRPLPYRTLASVADITGGHPDQALRILSDFDPANPLGSLDEARPRYDKAEAWISLHVPADQRTIVRTEPDEELLKSLDEQGRESLRLLVDGLADHWSLDGLTHHVYGVPKVQAGFPADATPKELPAEIKTAQRSFFALLYHLLVGRDTGPRLPTLLLAVGQDRVRRLLGH, translated from the coding sequence GTGCCGATCGTGGCTCAGAGCACCGAGACCACCGACTGGGTCTCCCGTTTCGCGGATGACGTCATCGAGGAATCGGAGCGTCGGGCCCCGGGCAAACCCGTCGTCGTCGCGTCCGGACTGTCACCGTCGGGCCCGATCCACCTCGGGAACCTCCGCGAGGTCATGACCCCGCACCTGGTCGCCGACGAGATCCGCCGCCGCGGCCACCAGGTGCGGCACCTGATCTCCTGGGACGACTACGACCGGTACCGCAAGGTCCCCGCCGGGGTCGAGGGCGTCGACGAGACGTGGGCCGAGCACATCGGCAAGCCGCTCACCTCGGTCCCCGCTCCCAAGGGCTCCCCGTACCCGAGCTGGGCCGAGCACTTCAAGGCCGCCATGGTCGAGTCGCTCGCCGAGCTGGGCGTGGAGTTCGACGGGATCAGCCAGACGGAGCAGTACACCTCCGGTGCCTACCGCGAGCAGATCCTGCACGCCATGAAGCACCGCGGCGACATCGACGCGATCCTCGCGCAGTACCGCACCAAGAAGGCCCCGGCCCCGGCGAAGAAGCAGCAGCAGAAGCCGGTCGACGAGGCGGAGCTGGAGGCGGCGGAGGGCTCCGGCGCGGCCGCCGAGGACGACGGCAGCCTCGGCTCCGCCGGCTACTTCCCGTACAAGCCGTTCTGCGGCAACTGCGGGAAGGACCTCACCACCGTCACCGCCTACGACGACGACTCCACCGAGCTGACCTACGCCTGCACCGAGTGCGGCTTCTCGGAGACGGTCCGGCTGAGCGAGTTCAACCGCGGCAAGCTGGTCTGGAAGGTCGACTGGCCGATGCGCTGGGCGTACGAGGGCGTGATCTTCGAGCCGTCCGGCGTCGACCACTCGTCGCCGGGGTCGTCGTTCCAGGTCGGCGGGCAGATCGTCGGGATCTTCGGCGGCAAGCAGCCGATCGGCCCGATGTACGCGTTCGTCGGGATCAGCGGCATGGCGAAGATGTCGTCCTCGCGCGGTGGCGTGCCGACCCCCGCCGACGCGCTGAAGATCATGGAGCCGCAGCTGCTGCGCTGGCTGTACGCCCGCCGCCGGCCCAACCAGTCCTTCAAGATCGCCTTCGACCAGGAGATCCAGCGCCTCTACGACGAGTGGGACCGGCTCGACGCCAAGGTCGCCGAGGGCACCGGGCTGCCCGCCGACGTCGCCGCGCACTCCCGCGCGGTGGGCACGGCGAGCGGCGCGCTGCCGAGGACGCCCCGGCCGCTGCCGTACCGCACCCTCGCCTCCGTCGCCGACATCACCGGCGGGCACCCGGACCAGGCGCTGCGCATCCTCAGCGACTTCGACCCCGCGAACCCGCTGGGTTCCCTGGACGAGGCGCGGCCGCGTTACGACAAGGCCGAGGCGTGGATCTCCCTCCACGTCCCCGCCGACCAGCGCACCATCGTCCGTACGGAGCCGGACGAGGAGCTGCTGAAGTCGCTCGACGAGCAGGGCAGGGAGTCCCTGCGGCTGCTGGTCGACGGGCTGGCCGACCACTGGTCGCTGGACGGGCTCACGCACCACGTGTACGGGGTTCCCAAGGTGCAGGCCGGTTTCCCCGCGGACGCCACGCCGAAGGAGCTGCCGGCGGAGATCAAGACTGCGCAGCGGTCCTTCTTCGCGCTGCTCTACCACCTGCTGGTCGGCCGTGACACCGGCCCGCGCCTGCCCACCCTGCTGCTCGCGGTGGGCCAGGACCGGGTGCGGAGGCTGCTCGGTCACTGA
- the argS gene encoding arginine--tRNA ligase, whose product MASVTSLTDLVNQQLSSALSATRPEASADPLLRRSDRADYQANGILALAKKAKANPRELATEVVAHLTTGDLIKDVEVSGPGFLNITVADRAITGNLAARHADGERLGVPLKENAGVTVVDYAQPNVAKEMHVGHLRSAVIGDALRALLDFTGEKTIGRHHIGDWGTQFGMLIQYLFEHPGELAPADEVDGTQAMSNLNRVYKASRALFDSDDEFKERARKRVVALQSGDKETLELWQQFVDESKVYFYSVFEKLDMEVRDEEIVGESAYNEGMPETARLLEEMGVAVRSEGALVVFFDEIRGKDDQPVPLIVQKADGGFGYAASDLTAIRDRVVDLHATTLLYVVDVRQSLHFRMVFETARRAGWLSDDVTAHNMGYGTVLGADGKPFKTREGETVRLEDLLDEAVQRAAEVVREKARDLTEDEIRERAAQVGIGAVKYADLSTSPNRDYKFDLDQMVSLNGDTSVYLQYAYARIQSILRKAPDGVRPSAHPELALHEAERALGLHLDGFAETVADAAREYAPHKLAAYLYQLASLYTSFYDKCPVLKAESPEQVANRLFLCDITARTLHRGMALLGIRTPERL is encoded by the coding sequence ATGGCCTCGGTCACATCGCTCACCGATCTCGTCAACCAGCAGCTCTCGTCCGCCCTCTCCGCCACCCGGCCGGAGGCGTCCGCGGACCCGCTGCTGCGACGAAGCGACCGGGCGGACTACCAGGCCAACGGCATCCTGGCGCTGGCCAAGAAGGCGAAGGCCAACCCGCGGGAGCTGGCCACCGAGGTCGTGGCGCACCTCACGACCGGTGACCTGATCAAGGACGTCGAGGTCTCCGGCCCCGGCTTCCTCAACATCACCGTCGCCGACCGGGCGATCACCGGGAACCTCGCCGCGCGGCACGCGGACGGCGAGCGCCTCGGCGTGCCGCTGAAGGAGAACGCGGGCGTCACGGTCGTCGACTACGCCCAGCCGAACGTGGCGAAGGAGATGCACGTCGGTCACCTGCGGTCGGCGGTCATCGGCGACGCCCTGCGCGCCCTGCTCGACTTCACCGGCGAGAAGACGATCGGCCGGCACCACATCGGCGACTGGGGCACCCAGTTCGGCATGCTCATCCAGTACCTGTTCGAGCACCCGGGTGAGCTGGCCCCCGCGGACGAGGTCGACGGCACGCAGGCCATGAGCAACCTGAACCGCGTGTACAAGGCGTCGCGCGCGCTCTTCGACTCGGACGACGAGTTCAAGGAGCGGGCCCGCAAGCGGGTCGTCGCCCTCCAGTCCGGTGACAAGGAGACGCTCGAGCTGTGGCAGCAGTTCGTGGACGAGTCGAAGGTCTACTTCTACTCCGTCTTCGAGAAGCTCGACATGGAGGTCCGCGACGAGGAGATCGTCGGGGAGTCCGCGTACAACGAGGGCATGCCCGAGACCGCCCGGCTCCTGGAGGAGATGGGCGTCGCGGTGCGTTCCGAGGGCGCGCTCGTGGTGTTCTTCGACGAGATCCGCGGCAAGGACGACCAGCCGGTCCCGCTGATCGTGCAGAAGGCCGACGGCGGTTTCGGCTACGCGGCCTCGGACCTGACGGCGATCCGCGACCGCGTCGTCGACCTGCACGCGACCACGCTGCTGTACGTCGTCGACGTGCGCCAGTCGCTGCACTTCAGGATGGTCTTCGAGACGGCCCGCCGGGCCGGCTGGCTCAGCGACGACGTCACCGCGCACAACATGGGCTACGGCACGGTGCTCGGCGCGGACGGCAAGCCGTTCAAGACGCGTGAGGGCGAGACCGTGCGGCTGGAGGACCTGCTGGACGAGGCGGTGCAGCGGGCCGCGGAGGTCGTGCGGGAGAAGGCGCGGGACCTCACCGAGGACGAGATCCGGGAGCGGGCCGCGCAGGTCGGCATCGGAGCCGTGAAGTACGCGGACCTGTCGACGTCGCCGAACCGGGACTACAAGTTCGACCTCGACCAGATGGTCTCCCTGAACGGCGACACGTCCGTCTACCTCCAGTACGCCTACGCCCGTATCCAGTCGATCCTGCGCAAGGCCCCCGACGGCGTACGCCCCTCGGCGCACCCGGAGTTGGCCCTGCACGAGGCCGAGCGGGCGCTGGGCCTGCACCTGGACGGGTTCGCGGAGACGGTGGCGGACGCGGCGCGGGAGTACGCCCCGCACAAGCTGGCCGCCTACCTGTACCAGCTGGCGTCCCTGTACACGTCGTTCTACGACAAGTGCCCGGTGCTGAAGGCCGAGTCGCCCGAGCAGGTGGCCAACCGCCTGTTCCTGTGCGACATCACGGCCCGCACCCTGCACCGGGGCATGGCCCTGCTGGGCATCCGGACCCCCGAGCGGCTCTGA
- the hemB gene encoding porphobilinogen synthase codes for MTTYGSFPGTRPRRLRTSPAMRRMVAETRLHPADLILPAFVREGVTEPVPIEAMPGVVQHTRDTLKKAAAEAVAAGVSGIMLFGVPEESKKDALGTAGTDPDGILQVALRDVRAEVGDDLLVMSDLCLDETTDHGHCGVLDDQGRVDNDATLERYAEMAQVQADAGAHVVGPSGMMDGQIGVIRDALDQIGREDVAILAYTAKYASAFYGPFREAVGSSLRGDRKTYQQDPANVRESMRELALDLAEGADLVMVKPAGPYLDILARVADAVDVPVAAYQISGEYSMIEAAAEKGWIDRDRAILETLTGIRRAGAQNILTYWATEVARKLGE; via the coding sequence ATGACGACGTACGGATCTTTTCCCGGTACCCGGCCCCGGCGTCTGCGCACCAGCCCCGCCATGCGCCGGATGGTCGCCGAGACGCGGTTGCACCCCGCCGACCTCATCCTCCCGGCCTTCGTCCGCGAGGGGGTCACCGAGCCGGTGCCGATCGAGGCGATGCCGGGGGTGGTGCAGCACACGCGCGACACCCTGAAGAAGGCGGCGGCCGAGGCCGTGGCGGCCGGAGTCTCCGGGATCATGCTGTTCGGGGTTCCGGAGGAGTCGAAGAAGGACGCCCTGGGCACGGCGGGCACCGACCCGGACGGGATTCTCCAGGTCGCCCTGCGGGACGTGCGGGCCGAGGTCGGCGACGACCTGCTCGTCATGTCCGACCTCTGTCTCGACGAGACGACGGACCACGGGCACTGCGGGGTGCTGGACGACCAGGGGCGGGTCGACAACGACGCGACCCTCGAGCGGTACGCCGAGATGGCGCAGGTGCAGGCCGACGCGGGCGCCCATGTCGTGGGGCCCAGCGGGATGATGGACGGGCAGATCGGCGTCATCCGTGACGCTCTCGACCAGATCGGCCGCGAGGACGTCGCGATCCTCGCCTACACCGCCAAGTACGCCTCCGCCTTCTACGGGCCGTTCCGTGAGGCCGTCGGTTCGTCGCTGCGGGGCGACCGCAAGACGTATCAGCAGGACCCGGCCAACGTCCGTGAGTCGATGCGGGAGTTGGCGCTGGACCTGGCGGAGGGCGCCGACCTGGTGATGGTCAAGCCGGCGGGTCCGTATCTGGACATCCTCGCCCGGGTCGCCGACGCCGTGGACGTGCCGGTGGCCGCGTACCAGATCTCCGGTGAGTACTCGATGATCGAGGCCGCCGCAGAGAAGGGCTGGATCGACCGCGACCGGGCGATCCTGGAGACCCTGACCGGCATCAGGCGGGCCGGCGCGCAGAACATCCTCACCTACTGGGCCACCGAAGTCGCCCGGAAGCTGGGGGAGTAG
- a CDS encoding TetR/AcrR family transcriptional regulator, which yields MTSRGPEKRVRKAPAERRSEMVTAAARVGLAEGLECVTLRRVADELGVRPGLVGHYFPAADRLVAEAFTSATLAELDGLLPELPAGPGPDSGPGVAVRALRRLFSLTSSADFDDVSRLWLNARHLARYRPVLREHVVEQDLLWCRRIERVVATGVAAGDFRCADPWASAVRIHVAIDGTSAYVNTGVGHRAAPIADMARTLAEAELGLASGALGPH from the coding sequence ATGACGTCAAGGGGTCCGGAAAAGCGTGTCCGCAAGGCGCCGGCCGAGCGCCGCAGCGAGATGGTCACCGCCGCCGCACGGGTCGGGCTCGCTGAAGGGCTGGAGTGCGTCACCCTGCGCCGGGTCGCCGACGAGCTCGGCGTCCGGCCCGGGCTCGTCGGCCACTACTTCCCCGCGGCCGACAGGCTCGTCGCCGAGGCCTTCACCAGCGCCACCCTGGCGGAGCTCGACGGTCTGCTGCCGGAGCTGCCCGCCGGCCCGGGCCCCGACTCCGGCCCCGGCGTTGCGGTGCGCGCGCTGCGGCGGCTCTTCTCGCTCACCTCGAGCGCCGACTTCGACGACGTCAGCAGGCTCTGGCTCAACGCCCGGCACCTGGCGCGCTACCGTCCCGTCCTCCGCGAGCACGTCGTCGAGCAGGACCTGCTCTGGTGCCGGCGTATCGAGCGGGTGGTCGCCACCGGGGTGGCGGCGGGAGACTTCCGCTGCGCCGACCCCTGGGCGTCCGCCGTCCGCATCCACGTCGCGATCGACGGGACCAGCGCCTACGTCAACACCGGCGTGGGGCACCGGGCCGCCCCGATCGCGGACATGGCCCGTACCCTCGCGGAGGCCGAGCTGGGGCTGGCGTCCGGAGCCCTCGGGCCGCACTGA